The region ACACCGTCGATAGAAGCGCAAACTTCTTCTACAACATTATCAGCTAAACCTAAAACCGCGGCCATTGTAGATGGAGTGATTTCGCATGCTTTCTGCATCGCTAAAGCACGTTGAGAAACTAATTTTAAACCATCTTCAAAAGATAAAGTTCCGTTAGCAACCAAAGCTGAAAATTCACCTAATGAATGTCCTGCAACCATTTCCGGTTTGAAATCTTCTAAAGTTTTAGCTAAAATAACAGAATGTAAAAATACAGCTGGCTGGGTAACTTTAGTTTCTTTTAGTTCTTCGGCAGTACCTTCAAACATGATATCAGTGATTCTGAAGCCTAAAATTTCATTGGCTTTTTCGAATAATTCTTTGGCTAAAGCCGAATTTTCATAAAGGTCTTTACCCATTCCTGTGAATTGCGCGCCTTGACCTGGAAATACGTATGCTTTCATTTGTCTAATTTAATTTTTTACTTTTTTTAAAATTGAAAATTAGTTTCAATTGGTGCGCAAAAGTACTATTTTTTTAGCTTGTATAATCCTTAAACATATAAATCCATGCTAATCTTGAAAATCTCAGATTAAAGGGAGTGAATAAAACAATTGCAGCGACGATGATTGGAAAGATTCTGAAATCAAAATTCTTTTCAAAGAAAAACTGTGCAATACAATACGTTGCAATTCCCTGAGCTACGGTTAATCCGTAGTTTACGTACATGGCACCAAAGAAATAACCAGGCTCTTTTTGGAATTTATAATGGCAGTGACTGCAGTATTCATTCATTTTTGGAAAGCTGAAATTCAGAAAAATGTTTTTATCTGTAAATACTTTTCCTTTGTGACAAACAGGACATTCGTTTCTAAAAATATGAGTTAGTGCGTGTGACATGATCTTGTTATTTTTTGTTTATACAAAGGTAAATCAGAGTTTTATAAAAGTCTTTTTTATATCTTCGCTTATTATAGCACAATAAGGACATTTTGTTTTAAATTTCAAAGAATAAATTCCAAATTCCAAAATGAAAAGATATCCCATTTATAGTGTTCAGAGTTTCAGCTGTAACGATATTCACAGAGATTTTTATGTGAATACTTTTAAAGAACATTTAAAAAGCCACAGCTTTGTCGAAGAACCGCATCGACACGATTCTTATTTGATGGTGTTTTTTACCAAAGGTTCGGGATTGCATGAAGTCGATTTTGATCAATTCGAAATCAAAAGAGGAAGTTTATTTGTTTTGCAACCCGGACAAATGCATCACTGGAGTTTGTCTGAAGATATTGAAGGTTTTGTGATTATTTTTTCTCAGGAATTGTACAATTTGTATTTCGGACAGAAAAAAATCAACGATTACAATTTTTATCATTCCATACATAATAGGCCAGAAATGGTTTTTGAAGAAAAAGAGATTCCGAAAATCCTTCCATATTTCGATTTGCTGATTCAGGAAAACAGTGAGGACAACAAAATGCAGTTAGATAAATTACTGAATTTGTTAGACTGTATTCATATTGAAGTTTCGAGAAAATACAGTGAAACCTATTCGCATCAAACTCATTCGTACAATATTAAAATCAATACCTTTGAATCGCTTTTAGAAGAATATTTCAGAACTGAAAAACTGCCTTCATTCTACGCAGAAAAATTAAATATTACGTTAAAACATCTGAATAGAATCTGCAACGAAATCCTGCAAAAAACAGCGACAGAAGTAATTACAGACCGAGTAATTCTGGAAATAAAACGAATGCTGATTGACAAACAATTAGCCATAAACGAAGTCGCCTTAAAAGTTGGCTACGAAGATTATTCCTACTTCTCCCGCTTCTTCAAAAAACAAACCGGAATGTCGCCCACAGAATTTCGAAATACAGTGCGATGAGTTTTTTTGCCACAGATTAAAGGATTATTTGGATTAAAAATCTGTGGAAATCTTTTTAATCTGTGGCAAAAGAAAAAAATAATTCGTGAAAATTCGTGTAATTTGTGGCTAAAAAAACAAAACCCTGCGTCCTCACGCAGGGTTTTCAATAACCAACCAATTAAATCTAAAACCAATAGATTAGGCTTGTTTTACAAATTGTAATTCAATGTTCAAACGAACTTCTTCGCCCACTAAAACACCACCTGTTTCAAGAGCTGAGTTCCAGTTTAAACCCCAATCTTTACGATTAATTTTTCCTTCTATGCTTAAACCAACTTTAGTATTTCCCCAAGGATCAGTCATGATTCCGCTAAATTCAACCGGGAATTTTACCGTTTTAGAAACACCTTTAATGTCTAAATCTCCAGTTAATTCAAATTCTCCATCATTGATTTTTTTGAAAGCAGAAGATTTGAAAGTTAATTTTGGATGATTTTCAGCGTCAAAGAAATCACCGCTTCTTAAATGTCCGTCACGATCTGCGTTTGCAGTGTCGATAGAAGCGATATCAGCAGAAAAACTAAAATCTGCATTATCAAAACTTTCTCCTTCTGTAATTGCAGAAGCATCATAAGTTCCAAATTTTCCTGAAACATTAGTAAACATCATGTGTTTAACTTTAAAACCAATTTCTGAGTGAGTTGGGTCAATTGACCATTTTGTAGTTGCCATAATTTTATTTTTTAAATATTTTAATAATTAATTTGTTTCATTTTGATAGTACAAAGTTACGGTGACAGTTGTCCTGGAGCACTTAACCTAGATTAAGAAATAAAAAAGTCTGTAAAAAGACCTAATAGGTTTTTAAAACCTGTTAGGTCTCCTATATAAAGTTAGTCTTTCTTTTTTGAAATTGAGTAAAAAAAGAAACGATAACAATCTGGTTTACAGATTTATTATCGTTTCAAAGTACAGGTATTTAATTGTTTTTGTTTGAATTAATAATTCATCGGAACATCCATTAATAAAAATTCAGCATCTGTATTCGCTTTAATATTTAAAACATCAGTTCCTGAAATTCCAACTGCATCACGGTTGTTTAATTCCTGACCATTGATGGTTACATTTCCTTTTAAAACGAAAGCATAAACTCCGTTTCCTTCTTTTTTAATTTTATATTCAGCAGTAACTCCGGCATCGAAATTACCCATGTTGAACCAGGCATCCTGGTGAATCCAAACACCTTCATCATCTGCATTTGGAGATAAAACCTGAGATAATTTGTTATGTCTGTCAGCCACATTCAAAGTAATTTGCTGGTAACGTGGCGTAACGTTTCTTTTATTCGGAAACAACCAGATTTGCAACAATTTAGTTTGCTGATCTGCATTCGGGTTAAATTCACTATGCTGAATTCCAGTTCCCGCACTCATCACCTGAATATCACCATTTTTAATGATTTCAGTATTTCCCATACTATCTTTATGAGCCAAATCACCTTCTAACGGAATCGTAATAATTTCCATATTATCGTGAGGATGCGTTCCAAAACCCATTCCGGCAGCAATCGTATCGTCATTTAAAACACGAAGCGCTCCAAACTGAATTCTGTCCGGATTGTACCAGCTTGCAAAACTAAAACTATGATAAGCGTTCAGCCATCCGTGATTTGCATTTCCTCTTGTGTCTGCTTTGTGCAATACTATATTTTCCATGATTTTGTGTGTTTTGATTTTTATAGTACAAAGATACGGTCGATGTAGAGGAAAAGCACTTAATGTAGATTAAGAAAAGGTTCTTTTGAGGTGCAAAGGTTCAGAGTTGCAAAGGTTCAAAGGTTTTTTTTGAGTTTTTACGATTCAGCAAAATTATTTAATTATCTAATTCCCAAATTATCTAATTTTTTTTTGAAGCAGAAATATAGTTTTCAAAAGACCTGACTTCCCACTATCCGTTTCAATCTTTTGTGTCTCGTTTTTAAAACGAGACACAAAAGGATTTCCACTTCTATTGGGGCTATGCTAGAAGATTCATTTTTATTAGAAATGTATACGTAAAATTTGTAAAGGAGTTCCGGAGGAACAAAACATATTATAGGGATGGATTTTAATCCATTCTACGCATGAAGTTTGACAAAGACATAAAGGTTCCAGTTTGTCATCCTGAGGAACGAAGGATCACACAAGAAACTCCGTCTGCATAATCGCCAATCTTTGTCGAGTTCCGAGTGTGATCCTTCGTTCCTCAGGAAGACAAGAATGGGTTGAACAATTAAAAACTGAATTATTTAATCCTAATCAATTTTCCTTTCCCAACCACTTCATCAAGATAATTAGCAACCGGACTTTGTTTATCATGCATGTAAAACAGAATCGTATCTTTTGTAATCTGATCTTTCGGAATGCTGATAACTAAATCGGTATTAATGAAATTGTCCAGCAATATTGCATTGCCGTACGAAATTTTTCCTTTTGGTAAGAACTTGTTATCAAACTTAAAAACACTATCAGTAAAAGTAATTTTATCTTTTAAAATATAAGTGCCTTCGTCTTCAATCAAATAATTGTAACGGCCAGTAAGTTTATCTGTTTTCTGGTTGAAGCTGATGAAAAACAGCGTCAGTATTAAGGCAAAATATTTCATAAGATTCTAACTGTATTGATTGATAAACTGCTGCACCACCAAATCCGTATTCTCATGGCGTTTCTTTCTTTCTAAAACAACAGGAGGTGCGGCTCTTTCTAAACAATCCTGAACGGCACAGGTTTCGCAAGTTACACCAACAATTCTTTTGACCAAAGGTTTACCTTCAATAAACTTAAATTTCTTTTTCATCGTCGGATTTATCAGGATGCCAACAGAAATACTTCGAATCGTATCATGCAAAAAGGGATCTTTGGTTGCTGACGAAAATACTAAATATTCATTACCGCTGTTAGCGTAGCTGGAAATTTGAGCATCAAAAAAATGAGATTTATTTTGTTTGATGGCTTCGTCTATCGTTTTTACCGAAACCCATCTTCTGCAATAATGTTCATTAGTTTCATTGGCGTGCGGTTCCTGCTGATGTGTAATGTGTAATTCTTTATTGATTTGATAAAAATCGGAACCTGTTTTATGTGATAATCTTAGGAAAAATAAGTTTTTCAGCTGAAAATCTTTAGGTAATAAATTGGTCAATCGCTGATAAAAAGATTCAGGAGAAACCTCAAAGCTTTCAATTAACTGAACAAATTCTTCGGGTTTCGGATTTTCATTCTCCAAAAAAGAATTGATTTTATCGACAACTAATTTTCTAGGCAGAATTAAAGCGCCTGCAAAATAAGAAGCGTAAAAATTATTCAAAACCTGATCGAAATTATCAAACTTAATCCAGCTGAAAGTCAGCAAACGATCGGAAATTTTTAAATAATTGTAAGCAATTTCTTTGGCTAAAATAAAAGCTTTTTGCGGATCATCTAATTCGTTAGAAAGTAATAAAGTTTTGCTTTTTGGAACGTAAATTGAACGCAAATCGTCTAAAGCTTCCTGATCTCTAAACGCAATTTCTTTGATATTGTATTCGTATTCTTCTTTTAAAATCGCTTCCAGTTCTTCAATGCTGATTTTAGAATCAAGGTTAATCTGAAATGACTTCGAAAATGAAATCACTTTTTCTTCTAAATCGTCAAAATAATTGCTGTGCGCTTCCTGATAAGAACGCAGAGAAGCCAAAAAGAAACTTTCACGGCTTAAATTATAATGCTGGGCAATTTCGAAAATGGTACTAATAAATGCATTGACTTTTGCCGGAGCATTGGCAATAATATCAATTAGATCGGCTTCCTGAATTCCGAAAAGCTCTAATGGAATCTCTTTTAAAATTCCGGATTTTAAAATTTCTCCAATCGGAGCAAGATTATTATCGAGTTTTAGCGAAACCATTTGATCGTAAGTCACGTCCAGATGTTCGCATAGCAGCAAAATTTTGTCTGTTTTTGGATATTTTTTTCCCTTTTCAATCTCGTTTAAGTACGATTTTGAAAGATTGGTCAATTTGGCTAAACCAAAAAGCGAAAGATTTTTTTGAATTCTAACCTGCTTCAGTTTTAGCCCAAATATCAGCTTTATATAGTCTTTTTCGATATCCATAATATCAAATGTAATCGATTTAAAAATAATCGCCAAAAAAATATTTTTAAATTTTAGCGAACGTTCGCTATTTTTATCAAAAACTTTTTGTAACATTGTGGTGTAAAACTTATTAGCTGTAAAATTGTTACGTGTGTTTTGCTTTTTTAATGCAAGTCGAACTCAAAAACAATTCAATGGCTGGTTAATAAAAAAATAAACCACAGCTATGAAAAACCAAACTGAAATTATCGAAACGGCAATGGAATTTTTAGCCGAAAAAAAGCTTCGTTATCCAAAAATATGGACAGAAGAAGCAATTGTTTTTATAACCGAATTGCATAGAAAATTCGAATCACAGCGTAGACTGCTTCTTTTGCAGCGCGAACAGAAACAAGTCTCTTTTGATCAGGGAATCATGCCGGTTTTTATTCCGGAAACGAAAAGTATAAGGGAAGGAAACTGGACAGCTGGTGAAATTCCGAAAGACTTATTAGACCGAAGAGTAGAAATTACCGGCCCAGTTGATCGCAAGATGATTATCAATGCATTGAATTCCGGAGCCAAAACTTTCATGGCCGATTTTGAAGACAGCACTTCACCAACCTGGCAAAATCTAATGGATGGACAAGTGAATTTAATTGATGCAGTAAATAAAACTATCACATTTACAGATTTGGTAAAACAGAAATCGTATCATTTAAATGAAAAAATCGCGACGCTTATTGTTCGCCCAAGGGGTTTGCATCTGCCGGAAAAGCATATTTTAATTGAGGGAAATGAAGTTTCGGGTTCTTTGGTAGATTTTGGTTTGTATGTATTTCATAATCATAAAAAACTTCTGGAAAATAATTCAGGACCGTATTTCTACATTCCGAAATTGGAACATTATCTGGAAGCAAGATGGTGGAATACTGTAATTGATTTTACAGAAGATTATCTGAATCTGAAACGCGGAACTATAAAAGTGACGGTTTTAATTGAAACCATAACCGCAAGTTTTCAGTTAGATGAAATCATTTATGAATTAAAAGAACATATTGTTGGCTTGAACTGCGGACGCTGGGATTATATTTTCTCCTATATCAAAAAGTTCAGAAAAAATCCAAAATTCATTGTTCCCGATCGAGATCAGGTAAATATGACTTCGCCATTTATGAATGCGTATTCGAATTTGGTAATTCAGAGATGTCATAAAAGAGGAATTCACGCAATTGGCGGAATGGCAGCACAGATTCCGATTAAGAATAATGAAGAAGCAAATGCTGTCGCTTTCGCAAAAGTAAAAACCGATAAAGAACGTGAAGTTCGAAACGGCCACGACGGAACTTGGGTTGCGCATCCGGATTTGGTTGCGATTGCCAAAGAAGTTTTTGATAAAGGAATGCCAACGCCAAATCAGATTCATGTAAAAAGAGAACATCGCAGAATTACAGAAGCCGATTTGATCGAACCGCCAATTGGATTGATCACAGAAAACGGGGTTCGAAAAAACATCAATGTTGCCATTTTGTACTTAGCTTCATGGCTGAATGGGCAAGGAGCAGCAGCTTTACACAATTTGATGGAAGATGCTGCAACTGCCGAAATTTCGAGATCCCAATTATGGCAGTGGCTTCAGAATAAAGTGATTTTGGATAATGGACGAAAGTTAGATCTGGCGTATTATCATGAATTGGCTTTAGATGAATGCAGAAAAATCAAAGAGGAATTAGGAGCAGAAAATCA is a window of Flavobacterium crocinum DNA encoding:
- the aceB gene encoding malate synthase A, with translation MKNQTEIIETAMEFLAEKKLRYPKIWTEEAIVFITELHRKFESQRRLLLLQREQKQVSFDQGIMPVFIPETKSIREGNWTAGEIPKDLLDRRVEITGPVDRKMIINALNSGAKTFMADFEDSTSPTWQNLMDGQVNLIDAVNKTITFTDLVKQKSYHLNEKIATLIVRPRGLHLPEKHILIEGNEVSGSLVDFGLYVFHNHKKLLENNSGPYFYIPKLEHYLEARWWNTVIDFTEDYLNLKRGTIKVTVLIETITASFQLDEIIYELKEHIVGLNCGRWDYIFSYIKKFRKNPKFIVPDRDQVNMTSPFMNAYSNLVIQRCHKRGIHAIGGMAAQIPIKNNEEANAVAFAKVKTDKEREVRNGHDGTWVAHPDLVAIAKEVFDKGMPTPNQIHVKREHRRITEADLIEPPIGLITENGVRKNINVAILYLASWLNGQGAAALHNLMEDAATAEISRSQLWQWLQNKVILDNGRKLDLAYYHELALDECRKIKEELGAENHEKQQFPLAEKMLERLVVNLHFVDFLTIPCYKYL
- a CDS encoding helix-turn-helix domain-containing protein translates to MKRYPIYSVQSFSCNDIHRDFYVNTFKEHLKSHSFVEEPHRHDSYLMVFFTKGSGLHEVDFDQFEIKRGSLFVLQPGQMHHWSLSEDIEGFVIIFSQELYNLYFGQKKINDYNFYHSIHNRPEMVFEEKEIPKILPYFDLLIQENSEDNKMQLDKLLNLLDCIHIEVSRKYSETYSHQTHSYNIKINTFESLLEEYFRTEKLPSFYAEKLNITLKHLNRICNEILQKTATEVITDRVILEIKRMLIDKQLAINEVALKVGYEDYSYFSRFFKKQTGMSPTEFRNTVR
- a CDS encoding DUF983 domain-containing protein, coding for MSHALTHIFRNECPVCHKGKVFTDKNIFLNFSFPKMNEYCSHCHYKFQKEPGYFFGAMYVNYGLTVAQGIATYCIAQFFFEKNFDFRIFPIIVAAIVLFTPFNLRFSRLAWIYMFKDYTS
- the fabD gene encoding ACP S-malonyltransferase; this translates as MKAYVFPGQGAQFTGMGKDLYENSALAKELFEKANEILGFRITDIMFEGTAEELKETKVTQPAVFLHSVILAKTLEDFKPEMVAGHSLGEFSALVANGTLSFEDGLKLVSQRALAMQKACEITPSTMAAVLGLADNVVEEVCASIDGVVVPANYNCPGQLVISGETSAVEKACEAMKAAGAKRALILPVGGAFHSPMMEPAREELAAAIEATSFSTPSCPVYQNVTANAVSDAAEIKKNLIIQLTAPVKWTQSVQQMIADGATLFTEVGPGKVLTGLINKIDKEAATANA
- a CDS encoding pirin family protein, whose protein sequence is MENIVLHKADTRGNANHGWLNAYHSFSFASWYNPDRIQFGALRVLNDDTIAAGMGFGTHPHDNMEIITIPLEGDLAHKDSMGNTEIIKNGDIQVMSAGTGIQHSEFNPNADQQTKLLQIWLFPNKRNVTPRYQQITLNVADRHNKLSQVLSPNADDEGVWIHQDAWFNMGNFDAGVTAEYKIKKEGNGVYAFVLKGNVTINGQELNNRDAVGISGTDVLNIKANTDAEFLLMDVPMNY
- a CDS encoding YceI family protein: MATTKWSIDPTHSEIGFKVKHMMFTNVSGKFGTYDASAITEGESFDNADFSFSADIASIDTANADRDGHLRSGDFFDAENHPKLTFKSSAFKKINDGEFELTGDLDIKGVSKTVKFPVEFSGIMTDPWGNTKVGLSIEGKINRKDWGLNWNSALETGGVLVGEEVRLNIELQFVKQA
- a CDS encoding helix-turn-helix domain-containing protein produces the protein MDIEKDYIKLIFGLKLKQVRIQKNLSLFGLAKLTNLSKSYLNEIEKGKKYPKTDKILLLCEHLDVTYDQMVSLKLDNNLAPIGEILKSGILKEIPLELFGIQEADLIDIIANAPAKVNAFISTIFEIAQHYNLSRESFFLASLRSYQEAHSNYFDDLEEKVISFSKSFQINLDSKISIEELEAILKEEYEYNIKEIAFRDQEALDDLRSIYVPKSKTLLLSNELDDPQKAFILAKEIAYNYLKISDRLLTFSWIKFDNFDQVLNNFYASYFAGALILPRKLVVDKINSFLENENPKPEEFVQLIESFEVSPESFYQRLTNLLPKDFQLKNLFFLRLSHKTGSDFYQINKELHITHQQEPHANETNEHYCRRWVSVKTIDEAIKQNKSHFFDAQISSYANSGNEYLVFSSATKDPFLHDTIRSISVGILINPTMKKKFKFIEGKPLVKRIVGVTCETCAVQDCLERAAPPVVLERKKRHENTDLVVQQFINQYS